From the genome of Xiphophorus couchianus chromosome 15, X_couchianus-1.0, whole genome shotgun sequence:
ATTCTAACATACGagtatgtttttatgaaatttcAGTGCTTCATAATATATTCCAACCTCTAGAGAGAATTTCCTCCACAGTTGCTATGTTTTTAGTTCCATCCATTTTCATAAACTCTGACTACACTTTTTTGGCTGGACAAAAGCATACCTACAGCATGTGTCCCCATGGTTACACTTTGCTTTGGATTATGCTTTTAGGAACCAGTTactgtgattatttatttattttcttgtttagagttttgtaaaacatttattacttaaaaaaaaacgtcttgTGGGTGTGTGCCCGAAAGATCTAGTACGTCTAGAATAGTCCACGAAATAGGAACTATAGCGAGCGGAACAACTTAATGGAGGGAAATTTAAAAAGGGCGGACTGCTCGTCTATTGTTGACAACTGGTGAAAGAAATACGTCAACTTTGAGAGAGAAGGCAAAGAGTGTTACTTGTACATAACTAAGACATTTCTTTTCGTCGTTACAAAATGGAAACACGTTACGACGAGGTAACGTTACAAAAATAACCGTTAGTCGTAAATGTGGTTAGCTAGCGTTAGCTTGAATCCGTTTACTCTTACTAAGATATCGTcagctctgtgtgttttgggtcatttATCTCGATCGCCTGTTAGTTGAAACAGTTGTGGTATGTGCTTTGTAagaggtttattttgttttgtgagttTACAAATATGTTTGCTTGCAAACGGAAGCAGATAATTTTTACGtagtttaaaatgacattttcatttttaaagttgtaatttcCTACGTCTGGTTGgaaggcaataaaaaaatatttattgtttttgtgctgtCCCTGATTTGAATAACTTATATTTCAGTAAGAAAGACCACAATATGTAAATAGTTCAGCTTTTGATCAATGATATATAATGTCCTGCAGCAGCCTAACCATATTGTCATTACAGTATGATAAAATTGCAgtaaaatgttgtcaaaatgGATAAAATTTCTACTTACTTAATTGAAGAGTCAAATATAAAGATTCTagtctctttttattttctaaagctgGAAATGTGTTTAAAGTAATTGGTCTTTATTATAGCATCAAATGTGGCTATAggttaatttttctttggacCAAATTGATGCAAAAAAATTCACCAAATAGTCCTGTACTAGTGCAAAGTACATTATGACAAAGAGATGACATGAGGATCTCCTGTCCTCATTTggctgtgaaaatgttttgaataatcttttttttatcttgtggACCACAAAATATGGTTCTGACTTTTTTAGTAAGTGAAGACTTTGTTGTGTTCAGATTTTAGACACACCTTCCAAAAACAGTTACATTGGGAGCTACTACCGGCCTCCAGACAGGATTTCATTAGTACCAAAACATCTGGCGTCTCCTCTTGTTTCACCTCTCAACATGGACCAGACCACCAGCAGTCTGTCTCGGACCACACATAGCATAGACAACAAAGGTATGGAACAACGTTTTGTCTTCAACTAAAcaacagtgttttatttttgctggacTGTTTTCTTTTACCGCTCTCAGCCGTTGTAGATGCACTGAGGACCCTCCAGGAAAAAATCAGGAGGCTGGAACTGGAGCGGAGACAAGCAGAGAGGAGTTACACTAAGTTCTTTCAAGATGCTCGTAAGCGTCAGCAGGACTTCACATCACAGAGTCGGACTGAAGCCACCCTGCCTGGGACAGCGGTGGACCAGAAGCTGCAGTCTGCAGAAGCTCGCTGCAAAGTTCTTGAGAAGCAGCTGGAATACATGAAGAAAATGGTCGCAAATGTCAAGAAGGAGAGAAACGTTCTGATGGAAAATGAGGTAAAATGGTAACCATCCAAAAGACCAGACATGTAAAACCAGCTTGAtgactgaaaatatattcaagGTTCATTTCTAGGAAACTTGGATATTTAGTGatatgatttcatttttggtattcttgttttgttttttcactctaGGCGTCACTGCAGAAGCAACAGCTGAGCAGCCCAAACAACCAATATCagcaggagaagctggagaaaCTCGAATCGGAGTATCTCAAATTAAGTAAAACCCAAACACTCGCAgaggtaaaatattttctattttatgatAAAGTCAGCTCTGTCCGGTTCTGTACTTTTTAGTTTTCTATCAGCTAACACTGATTCTTTTCTGACACCACTCAGATGTAATGTTTCTGAGTCACTACATTAGCTAAAGCGGCCCAATATATGAACAATTATAAATGGAACAATCACAGTTGCatcataaaatgcaaattttctgTAATCTGTAGGTCAGATACTGAAAAATGTTAATGCTTTTTCCATATTCGTTAACTCCTACTACTTTCTCTCTTTAATCGCCTTGACTAGGATCATGTACTTTTATCCCCTTTTTTAATAGCTAAAAATTAGATGGTTTAGGGAAATGTTTGTTGATGCACAAATGATTCTGTTGATTTCAAAACTGCTTTGTCTAAACTCATTCGGTACAATAACCTGTATTACACACTATACTCTATTAGGTCAAACTACTTCAAACATGTTGCGGCATGTAAtactaaaatactaaattaaacttaaattattatttaaagataaaGATCATAAAAGGCTGAGCTTAAGTTATTGTTACGATTGTGTGTTTACTTTCAGATGAAGCTTTCTATCCTGGAGCAGAAGCTGCTGAATGAAGAGCATGAACGTAAACTTGTGCAGGAGAAAGCAAATGAGGTCAGTTAGCCTCTTCAAATGAACCTTATTGAAGTTATTTTCAGATTCTGTTTCTCCACAGTCAGTAGTTtatggttttttgttgttttttttgtgcatggTTTCTCTACTTGCTCAGTTTTGCAATGTTTTAAGGACAAACTGTGCCTGCTAGGTTTCTGGCTAACATCAGTTTCTGAATCACCTTAAATAGAGTCATCTTCAGCAAGGAGGAAAAAATATGGGACTGTTGTGAAATGATCCTTCTAAATATCCAGAGAGTCTTTTTATGGGCTGACTTTCACAGTTGAGCTCAAGTGGCCATTAGAGGAATTGAGTTTTCATGTACTTGTGTGTTGACTTCATTCTTCAGTCTTAGTTTAAATATGATGTTAAACAACAGCTGGCAAGTCTCcgttgtattttttgttttagtcattagccgatttatgtttttcataccACAGCTGCAGAGGGAGTTGGATGTAAACCTTCGTTTGTCTGTTCCACCTACT
Proteins encoded in this window:
- the cep57l1 gene encoding centrosomal protein CEP57L1 isoform X1 → METRYDEILDTPSKNSYIGSYYRPPDRISLVPKHLASPLVSPLNMDQTTSSLSRTTHSIDNKAVVDALRTLQEKIRRLELERRQAERSYTKFFQDARKRQQDFTSQSRTEATLPGTAVDQKLQSAEARCKVLEKQLEYMKKMVANVKKERNVLMENEASLQKQQLSSPNNQYQQEKLEKLESEYLKLSKTQTLAEMKLSILEQKLLNEEHERKLVQEKANELQRELDVNLRLSVPPTEETRPKKKTKKTNKKTPKQNELAANSLGLKKMPFVIGTSTSPSHSVHANVQSILHMMKHHQPQLCERVSALQRFGCSVKKNLHTDFSNSVSKPDSPPADQSLTLLSDLLLTLQDELGQMSFDYQELECQIEATEEPEQREDLQRELERLASKMEEKGAQITKLRKHQQMVHKLSRQHSEEPTVRKTSGIKLPVPSPVQDKQKAGRKGIVGQNNLQLLRETQKFRNSLKQDDLSWET